The nucleotide window ACCTTCAAGAACCTAAAAGGACGGATCGTCTGAAGTCTATAAGATTATGATCACACATATAAAACCTACCCGCAATTTGTGttcttacaaaataataaaattaatttcaaggaaatacatacatatatatatatatatatatatatatatatatatgtgcatcACTGTAACGAATATTGCAtgtcaaaagataaaagaaagaGACGTATGAATGTGTGATGTAGTGTTAATCTCTTTTACATACAAAGAGAAGAACATGTGTCATTAGGTAGCGAGTATGGGGTTCCTTTCTTCATCGATATCTATGGCAAGGACACGGTCAGGGTCAGAGCCGCTTGGTCCTTCAGCGTAAAGGGTCGGAAGATAGGCCTTATATGCCGGCAAATACCGTGACACAAAGTCATTCACCTAGATAGATATTTTCAACATTCATTGTTTCTATGTATATAATAACCACAAAGATTAGTAACTGTCTAAAGAATGTCAAAATACCTCATCATCTGACATCCCGGCTTTACCAGCCTGCCTCATGGCGATTTCCGCCTGTCCAAAAAACCAAAGCAAAAAGTTACTAATCAGAAACACAGCGAAAACtaatgagttttttttgtttgttaattagATTATACAATACCTGAAGACGCCACCGGTATACATAACTTGGGTCCTTGATTTTGATGATGACCCAAGCATTGATGTATTTGTCCCATGCGTCATAATACGCTTCAAGGTTCTTATTCACTGTCTCCAGCTACAGAAAGagaagaaagttttttttttgataggatatatatacattttgtatTACTAAAATTCTAATCAATGTCATTAAAGGGAGTTGAGATAACCTGTGGATCAACTGATTTAACGACTTCAGAAGGAAGAGGTTTGAAACCAAGCATCCATCCCTCAAAGAGAATAACCTGGAGAAATATACCAAACATAATTTAGTGTTGGTCATGTTTCATTTTCAACTTTGAACCGAAACATTTTGAGATACAAATACCTTTAGAGGTCCTTCAACTTCAGGCCATGTTTCTGCAGCGGCTCTGTCACCCCTCCCGCTATAAGCAGACTGCAGCCAAACAGGAATACATCAACAAGTTAAGACCTGGTTTCTCTGTTTTCATTAAGTGTGTTAATGTGACAAAGTGACAAGGCAGAGAAGGTAAAATCAAGGGTTGACTCATAACCTTATCGTACCGAGGAACTTTCATCTTCATGCCTGTCAATGGCCAAAAGAAAAAACTCACAAGGTAAAATAAAGATTAATAACAGACAAAAATAAGCACATGTATTGATGGAAACTAACCGTCCTTGGTCAGTTGAGTCAGGGCTTCTATTGTTTCGACAGAGAATGGAAGATCATGGCTTCCTGCATTCCCACGATACTGAAAACATATATAGATGAAACAAATGACGATATTTTCAAACTAAAGAAGAAAGcaagtgttgagatgagcttTAGGACCTCTAGAAGTGCATTTCCTGGATTATCTTCTCTCAACTTAGCCTGagacaataaaataaataaataaataaatggaaGGTACTAAAAGGAGAAGAGAAGGTCCAGACAGACAAGAGAGAGTACAAGTAAAGTCTTACCTGGCCTTGTGCAGTCAAGTAAAAATCGTCTATAGATATTGTCGCCGACTTCCTGAGATATATTGCTTTGAGTTAGTACTAAGAATCATCACTAGGAATTTAGATTAAGTAAACTGCTATAGTAATGGTACTTTTTTGTAGTTTTGAAAAGATAATCAAGTGCAAACACAAGTGTAGTCTTGCCACATCCTTGAGGTGCGCTAAATCCAATCTGCATCACATCTCTTGATCATCTCCATCAATAATTTAAGTCAATAACCAAAGAAAGACAATTTATTAGTAGCGTACCACTAGAGGAGGCACATCATCTCCGTCTTTAAACTTGGAATTATGCAAGGCAATCTGATCTTCGCACCAAACAAAGACGGGTATATAGTAATGGTAAAGCCTAGCTTTCTGCGGAATGGTGAGCTTAAGCTCATTGAGCTGGAAGAGTCTGCATAGCTGAGAGCCATACAGTAACCATTTGTCGATGGACTGACCAACATTTTCAGGAGTAATACCGATCTTGTCTACGAGGGGACCCGAGCATATAAATTCAAAAAGGTCTGAAACTGAAGAGACATCCACTGTTTTTGTTGGCAAAGCCGAGCATTTCTTCGTAGCCGAAGCATTAACCATTGAATTGTCCTGAATCCAAGAGCAACCACACCCTACAACACGTACAaactcaaaaaaatattaagaatatatatataatctctaCCATATCAAACCTCAAAATTAGGGAGGAGGAGGCGTTTTTTTACCAGACATTGAGAAACGGCCTTGCTTGTTGGAGGAGGATGAAGAATCCGAAATGACAACATGGTCGTCGTTAAATATGGATGAAGAAAAACGTCTTTTGCAAATAGGATGGAAAGCGTGACATGGAAACGGATAACCTTTGACATGATGCAACCTATTATTATAATGGTGAAAAGTCGCTTGCCATGGCGACCatatcaaacttgatgaagttGCCCCCgccattctctctctctacctCGAAGCAGAGCGACACATCAGCAAGcaaggaaggagaagaagtaAATTGAtcatattttgttattattttccATCAAAAAATGTGTGAGTCATATTCTTCCGTCGGATAACGTGTGATTAATGCACTTGTCTTGTCTGTCTCTCTCTGTCAAATACTATTTTTATACTTGGTATTTTATACTAATGTCAATACTGTCTTCTaataaaaaggaatttttttttttctaatgtcttcggtggattaattaatcaattaatttatacTAAAGCATGAAGAATATTATCCCGGAGCAGAAATTGCCTGATGATGAGCCAAAAAGAAATGTACATCCGATCCgacttttacaatttttaaaattaaactctcGTGTAATACGGACCAGAACAAAAACAAGTCTACACTGAACCGGAATGTACCTGTTACTCTTTTTGGTATAAATGTGAGACCTT belongs to Brassica rapa cultivar Chiifu-401-42 chromosome A07, CAAS_Brap_v3.01, whole genome shotgun sequence and includes:
- the LOC103832491 gene encoding D-glycerate 3-kinase, chloroplastic-like — its product is MAGATSSSLIWSPWQATFHHYNNRLHHVKGYPFPCHAFHPICKRRFSSSIFNDDHVVISDSSSSSNKQGRFSMSGCGCSWIQDNSMVNASATKKCSALPTKTVDVSSVSDLFEFICSGPLVDKIGITPENVGQSIDKWLLYGSQLCRLFQLNELKLTIPQKARLYHYYIPVFVWCEDQIALHNSKFKDGDDVPPLVIGFSAPQGCGKTTLVFALDYLFKTTKKKSATISIDDFYLTAQGQAKLREDNPGNALLEYRGNAGSHDLPFSVETIEALTQLTKDGMKMKVPRYDKSAYSGRGDRAAAETWPEVEGPLKVILFEGWMLGFKPLPSEVVKSVDPQLETVNKNLEAYYDAWDKYINAWVIIKIKDPSYVYRWRLQAEIAMRQAGKAGMSDDEVNDFVSRYLPAYKAYLPTLYAEGPSGSDPDRVLAIDIDEERNPILAT